The Micromonospora sp. NBC_01740 genome includes a window with the following:
- a CDS encoding ABC transporter permease — MFRFILRRLLQMVLAFFGTTLIVYALMFAGQGDPIQALAGERPVTAAQRAYLTEKFHLDRTGVGGFFYRYFDYLKNLLQGDLGQSLTGRSIGDILAAAWPVTVKLALIAMAVTVLFGVTAGVLAGIRRASIFDNSTLLLTLLVLGIPTIVLAPLAQYLLGVRWQLFPATAGADPDLYALLLPGIVLGSLSLATALRLTRTSVAENLRADYVRTARSKGLVRRRIVSVHVLRNSLIPVVTFLGVELGNLMSGAIITEGVFNIPGVGFNLFRGIRTEDGPLVVGIVSVLVVVYLVSNLVVDVLYAVLDPRIRYE, encoded by the coding sequence ATGTTCCGCTTCATCCTGCGGCGTCTGCTCCAGATGGTCCTCGCGTTCTTCGGGACCACGCTGATCGTCTACGCGCTGATGTTCGCCGGCCAGGGCGATCCCATCCAGGCGCTCGCCGGCGAGCGCCCGGTCACGGCGGCCCAGCGGGCATACCTGACGGAGAAGTTCCACCTCGACCGGACCGGGGTCGGCGGCTTCTTCTACCGCTACTTCGACTACCTCAAGAACCTGCTCCAGGGTGACCTCGGGCAGTCCCTCACCGGACGCTCGATCGGCGACATCCTGGCCGCCGCCTGGCCCGTCACGGTCAAGCTGGCGCTGATCGCCATGGCGGTCACCGTCCTCTTCGGGGTCACCGCGGGCGTGCTCGCCGGCATCCGGCGGGCCAGCATCTTCGACAACTCGACCCTGCTGCTGACCCTGCTGGTGCTCGGCATCCCGACGATCGTGCTCGCGCCGCTGGCGCAGTACCTCCTCGGCGTCAGGTGGCAGCTCTTCCCGGCCACCGCCGGCGCCGACCCGGACCTGTACGCGCTCCTGCTGCCGGGCATCGTGCTCGGCTCGCTCTCGCTGGCCACCGCACTGCGGCTGACCCGGACGTCCGTGGCCGAGAACCTGCGCGCCGACTACGTCCGCACCGCCCGGTCGAAGGGGCTCGTGAGGCGGCGGATCGTCAGCGTCCACGTGCTGCGCAACTCCCTCATCCCGGTGGTCACCTTCCTCGGCGTCGAGCTGGGCAACCTGATGAGCGGCGCGATCATCACCGAGGGCGTGTTCAACATCCCCGGCGTCGGCTTCAACCTCTTCCGCGGCATCCGCACCGAGGACGGCCCGCTGGTGGTGGGCATCGTCAGCGTGCTCGTCGTGGTCTACCTCGTCTCCAACCTGGTGGTGGACGTCCTGTACGCCGTACTCGACCCGAGGATCCGCTATGAGTGA
- a CDS encoding ABC transporter permease, with amino-acid sequence MSDFETVAASENQAARRGPSGEPGAPNQVGVPQKPRSLAGDAWRDLRRKPIFWISLALVLLVAAMAAVPGLFTANDPRDCVLARQHAGPSGGAIFGYDFQGCDTYARAVYGARASLLVGALSALLTGLIALAVGMLAGYFGRWVDAVLSRVIDVVLGIPLLLAAIVLLKRVNSDSSAVRIGAVIFVLAILGWTTAARVVRSSVITAKEQDYVAAARMLGAGDGRIMLRHILPNALAPAIVVLTIALGSFIAAEATLSFLGIGLRAPTISWGIDIDAGRVHMRESVTPLLVPSTFLALTVLAFIMLGDAIRDAFDPKLR; translated from the coding sequence ATGAGTGACTTCGAGACCGTCGCGGCGAGCGAGAACCAGGCCGCGCGGCGGGGGCCGTCGGGTGAGCCCGGCGCGCCGAACCAGGTCGGCGTACCGCAGAAGCCCCGCAGCCTGGCCGGCGACGCCTGGCGCGACCTGCGCCGCAAGCCGATCTTCTGGATCAGCCTCGCCCTGGTGCTGCTGGTCGCCGCCATGGCCGCCGTGCCGGGGCTGTTCACCGCGAACGATCCGCGCGACTGCGTGCTGGCCCGTCAGCACGCCGGGCCGTCCGGCGGGGCGATCTTCGGGTACGACTTCCAGGGCTGCGACACGTACGCCCGGGCGGTCTACGGCGCCCGCGCGTCGCTGCTGGTCGGCGCGCTCTCCGCCCTGCTCACCGGCCTGATTGCGCTCGCCGTGGGGATGCTGGCCGGCTACTTCGGCCGCTGGGTCGACGCGGTGCTCTCCCGGGTGATCGACGTGGTCCTCGGCATCCCGCTCCTGCTCGCCGCGATCGTGCTGCTCAAGCGGGTCAACAGCGACAGCTCGGCGGTCCGGATCGGCGCGGTCATCTTCGTGCTGGCGATCCTCGGCTGGACCACCGCCGCCCGCGTCGTCCGCTCCTCGGTGATCACCGCCAAGGAGCAGGACTACGTCGCGGCGGCCCGGATGCTCGGCGCCGGCGACGGCCGGATCATGCTGCGGCACATCCTGCCCAACGCGCTCGCCCCGGCGATCGTGGTGCTGACGATCGCCCTCGGCTCGTTCATCGCCGCCGAGGCCACGCTGAGCTTCCTCGGCATCGGGCTCAGGGCGCCGACCATCTCCTGGGGCATCGACATCGACGCGGGCCGGGTGCACATGCGGGAGTCGGTCACCCCGCTGCTGGTCCCCTCGACGTTCCTGGCGCTGACCGTGCTGGCGTTCATCATGCTCGGCGACGCGATCCGCGACGCCTTCGACCCGAAGCTGCGATGA
- a CDS encoding ABC transporter ATP-binding protein: MSQSAVRPTPASPTPEGGHLLDLRDLHVEFRTSEGVARVINGVSYHLDPGETLAVLGESGSGKSVTAQAIMGILDTPPAVIRSGEILYQGRDLLKLPEEQRRQVRGKEIAMIFQDALSALNPVFGVGWQIGETLRQREGMSKADARARVVELMDLVRIPAAASRLGDYPHQFSGGMRQRVMIAMALAMNPKVLIADEPTTALDVTVQAQIMDLLADLRRDLDMAMILITHDLGVVAGVADRIAVMYAGRIVEHADVRSLYRAPAHPYTKGLLESIPRMDVRGQELSTIRGLPPNLMRIPSGCPFHPRCPYVQQVCVDVVPHDLVLGDGRTSECHFAQEVRDDSAR; the protein is encoded by the coding sequence ATGAGTCAGTCCGCCGTCCGACCCACGCCGGCCTCACCCACCCCCGAGGGCGGGCACCTGCTGGACCTACGGGACCTGCACGTCGAGTTCCGCACCAGCGAGGGCGTGGCCAGGGTGATCAACGGGGTCTCGTACCACCTCGATCCCGGCGAGACGCTCGCCGTGCTCGGCGAGTCGGGCTCCGGCAAGTCGGTCACCGCCCAGGCGATCATGGGCATCCTCGACACTCCCCCGGCCGTGATCCGCTCCGGCGAGATCCTCTACCAGGGGCGGGACCTGCTGAAGCTGCCGGAGGAGCAGCGCCGGCAGGTACGCGGCAAGGAGATCGCGATGATCTTCCAGGACGCCCTCTCCGCGCTGAACCCCGTCTTCGGAGTGGGCTGGCAGATCGGCGAGACGCTGCGCCAGCGCGAGGGCATGTCGAAGGCGGACGCCCGTGCCCGCGTCGTCGAGCTGATGGACCTGGTACGGATCCCCGCCGCCGCCAGCCGGCTCGGCGACTACCCGCACCAGTTCTCCGGCGGCATGCGGCAGCGCGTCATGATCGCGATGGCGCTGGCCATGAACCCGAAGGTGCTGATCGCCGACGAGCCGACCACGGCCCTGGACGTCACCGTGCAGGCCCAGATCATGGACCTGCTGGCCGACCTGCGCCGCGACCTCGACATGGCGATGATCCTGATCACGCACGACCTGGGCGTGGTCGCCGGCGTCGCGGACCGGATCGCCGTCATGTACGCCGGCCGGATCGTCGAGCACGCCGACGTCCGCTCGCTGTACCGGGCGCCGGCCCACCCGTACACGAAGGGGTTGCTGGAGTCGATCCCTCGGATGGACGTCCGGGGCCAGGAGCTCTCCACGATCAGGGGGCTGCCGCCCAACCTGATGCGGATCCCGTCCGGCTGCCCCTTCCACCCCCGGTGCCCGTACGTGCAGCAGGTCTGCGTCGACGTGGTGCCGCACGACCTGGTCCTGGGCGACGGCCGGACCAGCGAGTGCCACTTCGCCCAGGAGGTCCGTGATGACAGCGCCCGCTAG
- a CDS encoding ABC transporter ATP-binding protein: MTAPASPTKVRGETILAVDNVVKHFPIRQGVLFQRQVGAVKAVDGVSFELRRGETLGVVGESGCGKSTLARLLMRLETPTAGRATLEGRDLFSASGAELRRLRRNMQMVMQDPYTSLNPRMTVGDIIGEPFEIHPDAAPKGSRRGRVRELLDVVGLNPEHINRYPHQFSGGQRQRIGIARALALRPEIIVCDEPVSALDVSIQAQVINLLEKLQDEFGLSYIFIAHDLSVVRHISDRVAVMYLGKIVEIGTEDEIYERATHPYTQALLSAVPVPDPEARDRRTMIRLTGDVPSPADPPSGCHFRTRCWKAQEVCATQEPHTVLRAADPHPSACHFAELRPTP; the protein is encoded by the coding sequence ATGACAGCGCCCGCTAGCCCGACCAAGGTGCGCGGCGAGACGATCCTCGCCGTCGACAACGTGGTCAAGCACTTCCCGATCCGCCAGGGCGTGCTCTTCCAGCGGCAGGTCGGCGCCGTCAAGGCCGTCGACGGGGTCAGCTTCGAGCTGCGCCGGGGCGAGACCCTCGGGGTGGTCGGCGAGTCGGGCTGCGGCAAGTCGACGCTGGCCCGGCTGCTGATGCGGCTGGAGACGCCGACCGCCGGCCGGGCCACCCTGGAGGGCCGGGACCTGTTCTCCGCCTCCGGCGCCGAGTTGCGCCGGCTGCGGCGCAACATGCAGATGGTGATGCAGGACCCGTACACCTCGCTGAACCCGCGCATGACGGTCGGCGACATCATCGGCGAGCCGTTCGAGATCCACCCGGACGCCGCGCCGAAGGGCAGCCGGCGGGGCCGGGTGCGGGAGCTGCTCGACGTGGTCGGCCTCAACCCCGAGCACATCAACCGGTACCCGCACCAGTTCTCCGGGGGCCAGCGGCAGCGCATCGGCATCGCCCGCGCGCTCGCCCTGCGGCCCGAGATCATCGTCTGCGACGAGCCGGTCAGCGCCCTGGACGTGTCGATCCAGGCCCAGGTGATCAACCTGCTGGAGAAGCTCCAGGACGAGTTCGGCCTGTCGTACATCTTCATCGCGCACGACCTGTCGGTGGTCCGCCACATCTCGGACCGCGTCGCGGTCATGTACCTCGGCAAGATCGTGGAGATCGGCACCGAGGACGAGATCTACGAGCGCGCGACCCACCCGTACACCCAGGCGCTGCTCTCGGCCGTGCCGGTGCCGGACCCGGAGGCCCGCGACCGGCGCACCATGATCCGGCTCACCGGCGACGTGCCGAGCCCGGCCGACCCGCCGAGCGGCTGCCACTTCCGCACCCGCTGCTGGAAGGCCCAGGAGGTCTGCGCCACCCAGGAGCCCCACACGGTCCTCCGCGCCGCGGACCCCCACCCCTCGGCCTGCCACTTCGCCGAACTCCGCCCCACCCCCTGA